Proteins encoded together in one Camelina sativa cultivar DH55 chromosome 9, Cs, whole genome shotgun sequence window:
- the LOC104710152 gene encoding putative F-box protein PP2-B6 produces MGQKRGVDSRGKGRKVPGSSSMKQKHHVESSGGEIVPGPSPFDDLPEECIFKIISLTSPRDVCISASVSKSFACVVKSDSIWEKFLPSEYESLVPPWRAFSSKKELYFTLCYDPVLIEDGKKSFWLETASGKKCVLLAAKELWITERDNRDHWQWIKRAESSFEKVPELLNICAFEIGGSMSTQILSLGTHYAAYIVYKLKDERHGLRDLPIQVGVGFKGQEMPKRFICFDDKFKKLPKKRGDGWMEAEIGDFFNEGGLVGNDEIEVSIVDVAIRPNPKGGLIIEGIEFRPKG; encoded by the exons ATGGGCCAAAAACGCGGCGTTGACTCTAGAGGCAAAGGCAGAAAAGTTCCCGGTTCTTCATCGATGAAGCAAAAACATCACGTCGAATCTAGCGGTGGAGAGATCGTTCCGGGGCCTTCGCCGTTCGATGACTTGCCAGAGGAGTGCATCTTTAAGATAATCTCTCTGACAAGTCCACGGGACGTGTGCATCTCCGCTTCAGTTTCAAAATCTTTTGCATGTGTGGTCAAGTCAGATAGCATATGGGAGAAGTTTCTTCCGTCGGAGTATGAATCTCTGGTTCCTCCGTGGAGAGCTTTCTCATCGAAGAAAGAGCTTTATTTCACTCTTTGCTACGATCCTGTTCTAATTGAAGATGGCAAAAag AGCTTTTGGTTAGAGACAGCGAGTGGGAAAAAGTGTGTACTGTTAGCTGCAAAGGAACTGTGGATAACTGAGAGAGATAATCGTGACCATTGGCAATGGATTAAACGTGCTGAATCTAG TTTTGAAAAGGTACCAGAGCTTCTCAATATTTGCGCTTTCGAGATTGGTGGCAGCATGAGTACGCAAATCCTATCTCTAGGGACTCATTACGCAGCTTACATCGTGTACAAGCTAAAGGACGAACGTCATGGCTTACGAGACTTGCCTATACAAGTTGGTGTTGGATTTAAAGGACAAGAAATGCCTAAACGATTCATATGCTTTGACgataaattcaaaaaattgcCAAAGAAGAGGGGTGATGGGTGGATGGAGGCAGAGATTGGGGATTTCTTCAATGAAGGAGGATTAGTGGGTAATGATGAAATTGAGGTGAGTATTGTGGACGTTGCAATACGCCCCAATCCGAAGGGTGGTCTGATTATTGAAGGAATTGAATTCCGACCAAAGGGATAG
- the LOC104714902 gene encoding uncharacterized protein LOC104714902 — MVIGESSVTRILINTGSSVNEIFKDVLIQMEIDLSNTTHETQPLTGFDGDTIMTVGTITLPISIGGTMQCFNFAIVDKPIVYNVILGTPWLHKMRAVASTYHQCVKFPNAYGIYTLRGDPMMAQTCFIIEKKMQNTRAFVIAESAPPRDPHTPPPKESVIQVNIDLSDLKRCVGIGAELPIALRDELVQFLRQNATTFAWR; from the coding sequence ATGGTGATTGGGGAAAGCTCGGTGACGAGAATTCTTATTAACACTGGAAGCTCGGTCAATGAGATATTCAAGGATGTACTTATCCAGATGGAAATCGATCTGAGCAACACGACCCACGAAACGCAACCCCTGACGGGATTTGACGGAGACACCATCATGACTGTCGGAACCATAACACTTCCAATCTCTATCGGCGGCACGATGCAGTGCTTTAACTTTGCAATTGTGGACAAACCCATCGTCTACAATGTCATTCTGGGAACACCGTGGCTTCACAAGATGCGCGCCGTTGCTTCAACTTACCACCAATGCGTCAAGTTTCCAAACGCGTACGGTATCTACACGTTGCGTGGAGATCCTATGATGGCACAAACTTGCTTCATCATCGAGAAGAAGATGCAGAATACGAGGGCTTTTGTAATTGCCGAATCAGCACCACCGCGAGATCCACACACACCACCTCCGAAAGAGTCTGTGATTCAAGTCAACATTGATTTGTCCGATCTCAAGCGTTGCGTCGGAATAGGCGCCGAGCTACCAATAGCTCTGAGGGACGAGCTCGTTCAGTTCCTGCGTCAGAACGCGACCACGTTTGCCTGGCGATAG
- the LOC104714901 gene encoding uncharacterized protein LOC104714901 has translation MEVYIDDMLVKSAQAIDHVAHLKQCYEILNKYIMKLNPAKCTFGVTSGEFLGYLVTKCCIEANPKQISVIINLPSRKNTREVQCLTRQIAALNRFISRSTDKCLPFYQLLRGNKRFEWDKKCESAFKELKDYLSAPPVLAKPEQRETLYLYIAISCSAVSGVLVREDRGEQHPIFYLAYAVVISARKLRPYFQSHTVEVLTNQPLRTILHSPSQSGGLAKWAVELSEYDIEYKNCTCTKSQVLADFLVEPSPELKADTPPPEIWSLHVDGASSKMGSGVGIRLTSPTGEILEQSFRLAFSASNNNVEYEALIAGLHLAHGIGIKKIQAYCDSQLKTLINQALTSNLLPLAPATFLEAAHSVTDPNNVLAIALAVTRPTPTAANSTTPAMPVPAPDASSRDDWQIEIIAYIADGIMPKDKWEARRLRVKSAHYTMLDGSLFRLDANGALLICVNTKDVNDIMREVHEGAGGNHSGGRALALRIRRNGTLNPPQWTLLTNHGRRLYRIRKQMRKMSASCTLHPFPDRTPAHNVTTLSLYAMDDGYCRSTYTISPKEVPPNHGGLFHKVG, from the exons ATGGAAGTGTACATTGATGATATGCTCGTCAAGTCAGCTCAGGCCATAGATCATGTCGCACACCTAAAGCAGTGTTACGAGATACTCAACAAGTACATCATGAAACTGAACCCGGCAAAATGCACGTTTGGCGTTACCTCCGGCGAATTCTTGGGATACCTCGTTACCAAGTGCTGTATAGAAGCCAATCCGAAGCAGATCTCGGTGATCATCAACCTTCCTTCCCGAAAGAACACACGCGAGGTGCAATGTCTAACTAGACAAATTGCCGCTTTAAATCGCTTCATCTCCCGTTCAACAGACAAATGTTTACCATTTTATCAGCTCCTTCGCGGAAACAAACGATTTGAGTGGGACAAAAAATGTGAATCGGCGTTCAAGGAATTAAAAGACTATCTCTCAGCTCCGCCAGTCCTAGCCAAACCTGAGCAAAGAGAAACTTTGTATCTCTACATCGCCATCTCCTGTTCAGCTGTAAGCGGCGTCCTCGTCAGAGAAGATCGAGGAGAGCAACATCCTATCTTCTAC CTCGCATACGCGGTTGTCATATCAGCTCGCAAACTTCGCCCTTACTTCCAATCTCACACTGTTGAAGTCCTGACAAACCAGCCTCTCCGAACAATCCTTCACAGCCCAAGCCAGTCAGGAGGCCTTGCGAAATGGGCAGTTGAGTTAAGCGAATACGACATTGAGTACAAGAACTGCACCTGCACCAAGTCACAAGTTCTTGCAGATTTTCTTGTTGAACCCTCTCCCGAACTCAAAGCTGACACCCCTCCACCCGAGATATGGTCACTTCACGTAGATGGCGCTTCATCAAAGATGGGCTCGGGAGTAGGCATACGCCTAACCTCGCCAACAGGTGAAATCTTGGAGCAGTCATTCCGCCTTGCTTTCTCTGCTTCTAACAACAACGTTGAGTATGAAGCACTAATCGCTGGACTGCATCTCGCACACGGAATTGGCATCAAGAAGATCCAAGCTTATTGTGACTCACAGCTG AAAACATTGATCAACCAAGCATTGACATCAAACCTGTTGCCTCTTGCTCCAGCCACGTTTCTCGAAGCCGCACACTCAGTGACAGACCCGAACAACGTCTTAGCAATTGCCTTAGCAGTCACAAGACCAACCCCAACAGCCGCGAATTCAACCACTCCAGCTATGCCCGTACCAGCACCCGATGCCTCCTCGCGCGACGACTGGCAAATTGAGATTATAGCATATATCGCGGATGGAATCATGCCAAAAGACAAGTGGGAAGCAAGGCGTCTGCGCGTTAAGAGCGCACACTACACGATGTTGGATGGCAGCTTGTTTCGTTTGGATGCAAACGGCGCTCTTCTCATCTGCGTCAATACGAAGGACGTCAACGACATCATGCGAGAGGTTCACGAAGGCGCGGGCGGAAACCACTCAGGTGGCCGCGCATTGGCACTTCGAATCCGCCGCAATGGCACTTTGAATCCACCACAATGGACACTTCTGACCAACCATGGTCGCCGATTGTACCGCATTCGCAAACAAATGCGAAAAATGTCAGCGTCATGCACCCTTCATCCATTCCCCGACCGAACTCCTGCGCACAACGTCACCACCCTATCCCTTTATGCGATGGACGATGGATATTGTCGGTCCACTTACACCATCTCGCCAAAAGAAGTACCTCCTAATCATGGCGGACTATTTCACAAAGTGGGTTGA
- the LOC104714900 gene encoding F-box protein PP2-B5-like, with translation MGQKHGVDARGKGGEFCGCWEIITEFINGSSPSFDDLPDDCISIISSFTTTPRDAFLAALVSKSFALQFDSDSVWEKFLPSPDYVSQIPKSRVFSSKKELYFALCDPFPNHNGRMSFRLDKASGKKCVMLSARKLLIRGATNPRIWKWISIPESRFEKVPELLDIDTFNIRGALNTRNISPGTHYSTYIVYTKTSHCYGFQNCPIQVGVGFQGYVMPKTSIYLDTVKKWPGRKIEYSKKRKDGWMEAKIGDFFNEGGFMGFDDLIEVSIVDVTRRLRTKKGVIIEGIEFRPKDTSQ, from the exons ATGGGCCAAAAACACGGCGTTGACGCAAGAGGCAAAGGCGGagagttttgtggttgttggGAGATTATTACCGAATTTATCAATGGTTCTTCGCCGTCTTTCGATGACTTGCCCGACGATTGCATATCTATCATAAGCTCTTTCACAACTACTCCACGGGACGCGTTCCTCGCTGCTTTGGTTTCCAAAAGCTTTGCGTTGCAGTTCGATTCCGATAGCGTATGGGAGAAGTTTCTACCGTCTCCGGATTATGTATCTCAGATTCCGAAATCGCGAGTTTTCTCATCCAAGAAGGAGCTCTATTTTGCTCTTTGCGATCCATTTCCAAACCACAATGGCAGAAtg AGCTTCAGGTTAGATAAAGCGAGTGGAAAGAAGTGTGTAATGTTATCTGCAAGGAAACTATTGATCAGAGGGGCAACAAATCCTCGAATTTGGAAATGGATTTCAATTCCTGAATCTAG GTTTGAAAAAGTACCAGAACTTCTTGATATAGATACTTTCAACATACGTGGTGCCTTGAATACTCGAAACATATCCCCAGGAACTCATTATTCAACTTACATTGTATACACAAAAACATCTCATTGTTATGGCTTTCAAAATTGTCCCATACAAGTTGGAGTTGGATTTCAGGGATATGTAATGCCTAAGACATCCATATATTTGGATACAGTAAAGAAGTGGCCAGGAAGGAAAATAGAGTATTCAAAAAAGAGGAAAGATGGGTGGATGGAGGCAAAGATTGGGGATTTCTTCAATGAAGGAGGATTTATGGGTTTCGATGATCTAATTGAGGTGAGTATTGTAGACGTTACTCGCCGCCTTCGTACGAAAAAAGGTGTGATTATTGAAGGCATTGAATTCCGGCCAAAGGATACTAGTCAGTAA